In marine bacterium B5-7, the genomic window TTCTTAAAGCATTGTACTCAACATTACGGCTCAACGATAGACCTATCACTTGCTTTCCTTCACAGGCGTCGGTAAGCATACCACTTAGGGCATAGTATCTAAAAGGAGGATTTAAATAACCTCGTGAAAAATTGTTTTTAACTAAGAAAACATCAGTGTGACACAATGATTTATTCTGCTGGAGAAACCAAATCATTGCATTCTGCAAGGCGGTTTGTCCTAACCATGCAGAATACACTGTTACCCAATAGATTAGTCCCATAAGGATAAAAGAAATAGATACAAGCTTTATCCTAAAAGCCTTCATATTGATAGGAGAACCGATGTCTTGATAACAATGACATAACCCTACAGCAAATATCGAAAAAAACAGTGGTACAAACAACAAGTGTCTAGAGCTATAAATTTCATGTGTAAACAGCAATCTGTGATCAGAATGATTACCAGTAATTGCATACGGAAAAATCACGCTTACGTAAAGTAACAAACTCCAAAACAAAATAGCCTTACTCCGCTTTGAAGCCTTCCGTACTGCCTCCCAAGGCCATGCCTTAAAGATCAACAAAAACACCATAAAAATCATCAGCAAGAAAATAAGACTGGACACTTGCAACATCGATTTAGATGCGGCTCTCATAGCTGCGGAAATAGAAAATATAATCTGGTTATACCCTTCATAAGCATCAAACACAGGAAAATAGTGACGAGTTACAAACCAATAGAATAAAGGTAAAAAAATGAATGCCACGAGCAACAAATATTTTCGCTGCCTACTCGTGGAACCAAATATGAAATATACAGGAAGAAACACATAAAAAAGCACTAGCAGTGAAGCAAGTGAAAAAGACAAAGTGAAGAAAATCCATGAAACAAGTATATTTTTTACCCCCCGAAATCCAACCGTGTTAAAAGCTAACAAAGCAGTATAAACAGCAACAAAGAAAAACATATAACTTGTATAATAACTGGAAACACACACAAAACCTGTAAGCGTTGAACCTGGTGCAAGCAAAAATACAACCGCTGCCATGCCAGCTAAGTTTTTTTTAATATTACAATAGAGTAGGAGATAAAATAAAAGAACCGCTGATACAAAGAGACATATCAAATTCCATGCCGGATAAAATGAGAACAAACCTAATTTAAGGAAAAATAAGCGAAGAGGAAGTTCTAAGGGCCTCCCCATAGAGTATTGCAAATGCTTTAACAAACTCGCACCAGTATCTAATAAGGTATAACGATAAAAAACCCAATCATCCCAGTGTATGCCATGATCGAATAATACAGCACCATGAAGGATAAAGGTAATGAATGCTAAAAATAAAATCCATTTCAGATAATTATTCTTTTTCAAAAAAGATCGAAACAACATTTTCACAAATCCCTCTATGTTTTCTAGTCAACTCAAATACTTACGACAACCACCCCAAGTTTTTTTAGAAGAGGAATATTTTTTTCATGAATCTTTATAAACTCTCGCGTAACACTACAGGCATCTGCCCCGAAAGAAATAATGTCCCCAGTATAACCAAACTTTCTTAAATTCAATAGTGCTGAACTTGAGATCCCCACAACACACTTAAAGTCCAAGTATCGAGCAACCAATTCTATGGGCACATCTTTTGAGAGAGGAAGTGGCTTAAAACCAAGCTCCTGCTCGAGAAATGCCATCCATTCTTCTGAATCGCTAGGATGAGGTTTATAAAAAATGTGTTTAACATCATCAGACAAATTTCTTTTCATCTGGCGTAGTACATTTTTGAAAATACGTGGCGGAATATGCCTATAATACGGTTGCGATAGGAATAAAGCAGAGTCATTATCCCCAAATTTTTCTGTTACACCTATTTCCGTTGAATAATCACCTATGACCTTATTACTCAAAGAACATATGTGACAATTCTTATACTTTTCAGACTCAAGTAATTCTGGGTGATAACAATAAACAGCATGCACATTTTCTTTTTTATAGGTAGATATTGTTGACCTAAGTTGACAAGGCAATCTGTGAAAACGCATCCAGAAATATTTTAAAAATCGTTTCCTTCTTAGCTCAATAGAATAATCTGGCGTATCTATATATAAGTGAAACCCTTCGTCTATAAATGAAAGCTTCAAGTTTCCCGGGGTGAAATAACGCGCCAAATAAGTGTATATGGCATTATTACACATCCACTGTAATTCACTAACATATAAAGATATAGATCGCGGCTGATACTTCTGCAATATTTCATCTATCACAGCCAGATTAGCTCTAATATTCTTCGCAGCATTATGTGTCACACTTCGAGTCATCAATCCAAAGAAGATATCATCCCAATATGCGTCACTAGTACAGCGTTGATAAGCTCGGTCTTCACAAAATAAAACCCTCCTTTTCTCCTTAAAATATTGCGCTGAGACACAGTGAGCCGATACAACTTGCAGTGGAGAATGCACACAAAACAAATTTAACTCAGATTTGTGATTTACTCCCATGTCATTGTTCCTTCGAGGCCGTAAAGTTGCATCTGAGGTCATCGCATTTTCGAATAAGTTCGATAAAACAACAAGGCATCCACTAACGAAAAATCAAAGGCAGTATCAATGTCTATGGATCGTTCTTGAGGCAACTCAAATAATATCGTGTCATCTAAAAGTAACCTATCCTCTTCAGACAAAACATCTCTTCTCCAAATATATATGGCACCATTAAGAGAGAAGCATTTTGGCGCATCTTGCCGACGCGTCAGTGGTTTACCCAAGGGCTTTGATAAGACAATACGACCTTTCTCATCAACCTCTACCACATTAAAATATGGAGATTGATCAGTTAATGTAGCAGAAACAAGATTTGCTGCATCCGCATCTAGAAAGGTTGTAACAGCAGAACGTATGTCATCTGCACTTCTTAGAGGCGTAGTCACAGCGAGATCTACAACAACATCAAAATGAGTAGCGAACTCTCGTTCTGATGCATCTAGAAGATGTCTAATAACCGGTATTTTAGCTGAATGCTCTGTAGCCAATGTTTCTGGCCTTCGAACAAGATAGTCAACACCAGAGTTTTCCACAACAGACAAGATACGCTCAGAGTCACTGCTAACGACAATTTTGTCAAAACAAGCAGCATCTACTGCTTGCTCAACAGTATGAAGAATCAGCGGTTTCCCAGCCAACTCTTTTATATTCTTATCCGGCACCCCTTGAGAACCACCCCGGGCACAAATGCTACATAAAACTTTCATCTCTTACCTATTGAAACGTCACGCAAACACTTCCTCAAATTGTTCATCCGCCATCGCAAAGTCTTGTGGATGCCCGATGTCCAGCCAATACTCTCGGAGAGGAAAACTACCTATCGTTTTTTTAATTTCCAACAAATGTTCAAATAAAGTCGTAATATCAAAATAAGTATCATGCGGAATATAGTCTAGCGCTTCAGGTTCTAAAACATAAATGCCCGCATTCACAAAAAAACGTTCTACTGGTTTTTCTTGTATCCCTGTCACAGAGCCTTCATGTGTTCTGACCACACCATAAGGAATAGAAACATCATATTCTCGAACACACATCGTCGCAATATTATTGTGAGATTTGTGATAATTCAGCAATTGACGATAATTTACTTTGGTTAGCAAATCCGCATTCATAACAATAATGGGTTTACCTGGTTTTTCCTGTAACAAACTTAAGGCACCCGCTGTACCTAATCGTTTATTTTCTTCGAGGTATTGTATAT contains:
- the ptmB gene encoding posttranslational modification protein, translated to MKVLCSICARGGSQGVPDKNIKELAGKPLILHTVEQAVDAACFDKIVVSSDSERILSVVENSGVDYLVRRPETLATEHSAKIPVIRHLLDASEREFATHFDVVVDLAVTTPLRSADDIRSAVTTFLDADAANLVSATLTDQSPYFNVVEVDEKGRIVLSKPLGKPLTRRQDAPKCFSLNGAIYIWRRDVLSEEDRLLLDDTILFELPQERSIDIDTAFDFSLVDALLFYRTYSKMR